The Ananas comosus cultivar F153 linkage group 20, ASM154086v1, whole genome shotgun sequence region ACTAGACGGGTCGAAGCTACACAAAACGGGCGGTTCGCCGTTAACACGCCCGATAAATGCCCCACATTTGCGGCAAAGAAGCTTGGTTTTCAAACGGGAACGGCCCCACGTGACGGGAAAGCAATTGACCTCGTCGACCTGGGTGAATCGGCTGATATCAACAGAGAGAAAGGAAATTTCGCCCTTCTTGAGAGATTTTCGGTACTCGGGACCTACTTCAGGCGTTACTCGGTTTGAGGATACCAAGTTCAACGGATATCCGCAGGAGCTGCAACTACACGAAGGCATATATTACTTTAGTTATAATgatcgagagagagaaataaatgTCTTCAAAATAGAGAATTGGTTCGGAAtatttgcttattattattactactatcAACTAATCTCCAAACAAGTCCAGAAACGAGCCAAACATCAAAATTAACTATGCAGTTTGTATTAACATTCATTATCAAGATATATTCGACACAATCCAAACCCATCAACCCACTAACAGTTCCGCACGCCATGAACTTCTCAACCTTTTTACCTAGTTGTTTGATTCTCGGGTCATGTTTACCACCCTTAAAAGAGTATGAGACGCAAAACACTAGTTTAGTCATGATACCTTGCGAGCAAACAAGAAAGTAATGAATTTAAAGTCTAAAATGATAATATGAAGCTCTACTATCCTTCAAAACAACACGCTATAAGATTTCAAAAGAACTCATTTTTATCCTCGAGTGTTTCAACTGTCTAAGGACGACACCGCACCCATAAATAAGAGATAAAACGGAGAAAAGTAAGAAACACGACATTCTTTCCTTTGTTACATAAAGTGGTCGAAAAAGGTCGACGAAATTTCATCTGAAAAAGTAGATATTTGAACGCTAACACGTATTAAGTAAtgttctaataaaaaaaatagtttaatacCAAATGAGTAATCCAAACATACTAGCAATTCGAATACAGTAATAAACTAAAACGTTAAATACAAAAGCGAATATATGATCACTGCAATTTATAATTGTAAGGTTAAATCACCAAGCATCCTCCATAAGTACTATAAGTTATTGTATTATCATCAGTACTTAAAACTCCCTCTGTCCGAGACTCGTTTGCTGCTATTTTTATTACATAAATCGCAAACAAATCCAAATACAAAACCCCAACATAAACAAAAACATGTGAATTATTACATACACGCCGAGTACTTTACTTACGTTTATGTACATAAGAACATCAACTCTTTCCCAATCATACATGACgtaaatatcatatatttttcaagTAAACCATAATGTTATATATGGTCTTTTGGCATGCATTTAAAAATTTCTCGGAAAATAACAtgttatttcaaattataaattggaATAATCGTAAAATAAtagtacataataaataatagcaTAATTCTCAGTGCAAAATGGTTTTGACAAAAGCTCAAACTAATGTTCTAGTTCTCTGTTTT contains the following coding sequences:
- the LOC109725919 gene encoding uncharacterized protein At4g08330, chloroplastic-like isoform X2 produces the protein MSQADVSYSSCGYPLNLVSSNRVTPEVGPEYRKSLKKGEISFLSVDISRFTQVDEVNCFPVTWGRSRLKTKLLCRKCGAFIGRVNGEPPVLCSFDPSSSSSSTRQKYSIKIRALQPSEESQ
- the LOC109725919 gene encoding uncharacterized protein At4g08330, chloroplastic-like isoform X1: MSQADVSYSCSSCGYPLNLVSSNRVTPEVGPEYRKSLKKGEISFLSVDISRFTQVDEVNCFPVTWGRSRLKTKLLCRKCGAFIGRVNGEPPVLCSFDPSSSSSSTRQKYSIKIRALQPSEESQ